AACAACTTTTATTAGAATATAGACCAAAATTGGCCAGAGCGCGCGATCGCGTCACCATTGAACAATTAGCAGGCAAAAGCTACCAACAACTTTTAATCATAGCGAGTCAAGCCAAAGCCTACGAACAAAAACAAGAATGGCAAGCAGCCGTTATTTATTGGCAACAAGCTGTCCAAACTGCTAAACAAATTTCCAATAATAGCTTGTATTACACTCAAGCGCAGAGTTTAATTGCCCCATATTCAGCCTCTCTCCAGCAGGCACAAGAAAAACTCCAGTTAAATAATAGTTGGCAACAAACCCGCGCTGATTTAAATAAAACTTGTAATAGTGACATAAGAATTTGTACCTTTACCGTAGACGAGAAAGGTATCATGGTCAAAATTACCCCAGAATACGAACAAGTTCTACAAACTAATACACCCCAAAGCAACACTCAAGATGCAGAGTCTGCCGTTGGTGTAGCTAATCATTGGCAAAGATTACAAGAAGCTTTAACCATCATTAGCCAAAACGCTAACCTACCTTTGTTTATTTACAATTCCCAAGACCAGGTAATTTATATGCAAACACCCGGAGGTTAGGGAGTGGGAAATAGGTGTGTCAGTTAACAGTTATCAGTGAACAGTTAACATATCTGTCCACGGTTTTATTTTGGATGAATAAGCTCAATAAATACTAAGGAGGTGGAGCCGGTTCATCGTCACGCGGAGTTTCTGGTTGTGGAGTTGGCGTTGGAGTTGGCGGAGTTGGCGGAGTTGGCGTTGGCGTAATTTCTGGTTGTGGAGTTGGAGATGGCGTAATTTCTGGTTGTGGAGTTGGAGGTTGTGGGGTTGGAGGTGGCGTAGTTTGATTACCGTTACCACGGTCTTCACCAGCATTACCAACTGGTTTGTCATTACCTGGATTACCAGCAGAATTTCCTCCTGAATTATTACTGTTACCTGGATTCGTATTTATTGGAATTGGAGTAACTGTTGGGTTATTACTGGGATTGTTACTTACACTGTCTACATTATTTGTTGGTCGCTGTGCATTATGAAACAGAACTTCTCCTGTTTCTATTAAAGAATTAACCAGCGAATCATCTGGTGTGGAATTTACTTGCTCAGATTCCTCATTGGTAACGGTAGGGGAGGTGGTAGTTAGTTTTAAAAAAGCAGGGTTTTCTACCACTCCTTGACCTGTAACTGGTGACTGTGTTGCTAAAGCGGCAATAATTTCTGCTTGTACACTAGCAATAGCTGGATCTACTGTTGCCGAGGGATTTTGTCTAGTTAAATCTAACCCCTCAGTTAACTCACTTGTTTCATAAAAATTTCGTAAATCAAAATCGTATAAACCTTGGAATTGACCTTTAACTATAACTAAAAGTTGACCTGCTTGTAATGACTGAGTTTGTGATGCGTTCTTATTAGAAACTGCTATGCCACTATTTGTTAGCGCCCCAACAATTGTAGTATCTGTTTTTTGGTCATAACGGACAAATAATGCAGAGCCACGAATAGCGGCTGTTGCACTTGGTGTTTGAATACGTGTTTGCCCTCTTCCCGGTGGAATTAGTAGTAATACTGTTCCATTGGACAATCTAAAATTTCGAGTCCTTGGCATAAACTGAAAAACTGCTTGTTCACCAATCCGCGCCAAAGAGCCATCGTTAAAACGCAAATCTGCTAAAGAAGCTCGACCAGTTGCTAGGCCATCGCCTGGAATTATGGCATCTGCTGGTTTTGCTGGACGCTTATTCTGAGAATTACGGAGAATCAATTGTACGAAATTACGAAGACTTTGAATTTCCGCACGAGTTAAAGGAGTATTGGCATCTACTTGAGGTGACGCTATAAATACCGTTAACCCGTATAATAAGATTGAAAATAATGGTAACAGCTTTAAACGCATAATCAAGAATAATAAAAATTGAATTGTGATTAGGTGAGAAAATTAAATCTAAATTGCGTGTTAGTATTTCATTTGTTTTTGGATTTAGTTGAATGTGTTTGCTACTAATCACTAAATACTGACAAAAATCCTATGTTTGTGAGTAAAGTTTTTATTATGCTAATTTTGACAGATGGATACGGCTTTTTCAATTAAAAAAAATAAATTTTTCCTAAATTCTATATATTAAATATTTGAGAAAAATCCGTGGATTTAAGTATAATATAAAAACTCATATTCAATTCATCTATTAAGATGTGTTTCTCTGGCTGGAAGAAATATTTATTAACCATTGTCTTAGCTTCAATTAGCCCTAGCATTTACTGCATAGGTGCAGATGCTGCATCGATTCAGCCGTCTGATAAATTAAAGTGTTGTAACGAGTTAGTCCAGCAAAAAATAATTTTTACCAAGCTAGAAAATAATGATGAAATATGCCAATCGTATCAGATAAAAGCTAATATTTCTCAATTGCCACAATACCATATGTTTGACATGGCATTTACACAACAGATGCCGTTAGGTACTACACAAACGACATTGCTCACCGCTCAAGACGTTGATAATCCCAGGACTAGCCAAGTCAATGAAGAGTCTCCACAGTTAGAAGGACAACCAAGTAACCTCTCTCCACCTGACCAAAAACCAATAGAGCAATTATTAGAGTCTCCAATAGACAACAATGACAGGCTAGAGAGACTCAGGCGCAGGTTACGGCAAAAACAGCCAACCTCACAAACCGAAAGCAGCCAGGAATTAGGATTACGAATCAGACAAAGACCTTTACCGCCACCAATTGAACAGCCACCACTACCACCGGAAGAAACTGTATCCAGTTTTAAACCCATAGGTTCTTTGCAAGCTTATGTGGGTTATTTCCATAGCGATAATATTTTTTCATCTAATGTTTTACCTACAGATGATGGTTTGTTTTTTTATGGATTGAGGTTAGCTTCAGCTTACTTTCCTATAGGAAAAAAGACTTATATAAATGGTTCGATTGATGGTAATTTAATTCGTTACTCAGACCAATCAAAGTATAATTATAATCAATTAGTATTTAATTTAGGAATTTATCAACAGTTAGCCAAGCGGATGTATGGTGAAGTTGGTTGGACTAATCAACAATTGTTTTATGCTAGAAACAGTGAGTTTTTCCAAGCTGGCGATCGCTTCTTAAATGAGAACTCTTTGTATGCGTCATTAGGTAGGAGAGATCCTATTACTGACAAGCTGATGTTTGATAGTTATTACGAATTTAGTTGGAAACTAGCAGATCCAGAAAGTCGTAGCCGCATAGTTAACTCTTTGTGGCTATCTTTAAGTTACTATCTGCAAAAACCCCTACAGGTAGGTGTAAACTACCAGTTAATTTTATCAGACTTTTCAGAGCGCGATCGCAGCGACCAATATCATCGTTTATATGGCAGTATAATTTACCGCCTATCAAATTCTAGTAGCCTCAATTTTCAGACTGGCTATAGCTTTGGCGACTCCACAGCTAACAACATCGACTTTGAAAGCTGGTTTTTAAACATTAGCTATAATCTAAAAATTGGTGAGTTTTAAAATCAGTCAACAGTCGTAACCTCAAGATTTAGGTTTGAGACTATGGAAGATGGACTAATGACTATGGACGAATAGCACTAAGATAAGCTTTAACCTTTACCAATTAAGCAGTTTTTAATTGTTTATTGCTCAATTAGCCAAGCATAACTTTAATCCTGCGAGTTCTCAGATACCGCTATTGTTTTAATTAAACGGTGTAGCAAACGGCAAGGCCAAATGCAAGCACCACAAGCACTTACAGAAACAAGGACAACAAAAACACGCCAGTTCTGTTCAAGTTGATTATTAGGCTTTGATGAGTGAGATTGTATATCATTGATGATTTCGGGCAAAGAATGAAATAGCTGACTGGCGGTGCTGATCCCTTCAATCGTTGCTCCAATTAGATAAGCTACAAGGGCAATACCTAGCCAGTGATTTATCATATTTAATTTAGGAATTTTTTTGGACTAATGATTTTCTGCCTCAAACGAGAATCTGCTTTCGGCAGTGTCTCGAATTAAAGGTAGTTTAGATGTTATGTAAGTGTTAATGCTAGTATCTGCCTGTATATCAACTTCCTGTTTATTGTTTAATTTTTGGATAAGCAACTGTACTAAGGCTACATCATCAAACTGGAGTAGGGTGCTGACATTAGTAGACTCGATTACAGCCCAAAGCTGTTGCATCATTTTTGTAGTGATCATGAGTCTCTAACCTCTTAAGCTTTTCTTTATATTTGCACAGTTTTCTTGTTTGTGCCTAATTTTGGTGAAACAATTAATCAATCAATACAATTACACCGCTATCAGGGTATTAGCTGCCAGCAGAGAAAACAAAAGTTTCAGTGCCAAATATAAAGATTTAATAGGGATGAAGCGTTGATAATTATTTATGAAAACTTATGGTACATAGGGATTGTAGAGGATAATTGACTGATATTTACCCATGACTTACTTTTGGATAATGTTATGCTGAGATAATTGAGCGTTACTTTTGAATTATGTAATTAACCACACTTAGTATCTGATTAATCTAAATCTATACGTCTTATGAGCGCAAGACTATCTAATCGTATCTATCTTAAGGATTAGTTATACGATTGAGTAGGGGGTAGTTATCTGTAGTAATGCCCTAACAGAAAATATTAAAAAGGTGAGCATGTGGCAACAGTAAAGTATAAGCAAACAGGAAAATATCTTCCTCCTAACATACTTATTTCAGGAATATGTTTTGTACCTGGAATAACTGAAATTAGTGGCGAACAGCTAACTGAAATACGGCAGCTTATTAAGAGTGACCGAATGCTTCAGCATTATTTGGAACAGAAAATTCTGGTTATTCAAGAATAACTTCTACATAATAGAAACTCTAAAAAACAGATGCTTCTCAACACAAAAGAACTCTCTTGTGAGCTTTTACACTTGCAACAGCATCTGAAGTAGAACGCTTGGCAGGTGTAAAAGGAACTTTTACTACGACCTTAAATATTTCTTATCTTATAACTCCTCTTATATTGCAGAGTTAAAGATAGGAACATCACAAGATGATTAGCCAATTAATTTAATGACACCTTGAGTAACAAAATCTTCAAGCTGAGAATTGTGCTGTATTTGTTCGCGGACTAACCTAATCTGCTCGTGACTGAGAATATGTAATCCTGGACGGATCACATAACCATCGATAATAACATTTTGCGGTTGCTGGCTGTTAGTGCGATTGTAAGTAATTGAAGGCATATTTGTACCTAGATAAATGAAAACTGATACAGTTGTGAATTTTTCGCTCTTTTGTCTATAGCTTTACACAATTTCTTAGCCTGGGTGAATTTTTGAGCAACAGCTGAGTTTTTTTTATGCAGATCAATAAGCCAGCACATGAGGATAGTTATTACTGGGGTGATGTTGGGAAAAATTTTATTGCTATTGGACTATGGACTAATGACTAATAACTAATCCAATCACTCCAACTACCCGCATAAAGTTTACCAGTATGAATGCCTGCTAACTCTAAAGACAATAAATTCACACAAGCTGTTACACCGGAACCACAATAAACTAAAATTTCTGCGGTTGTGGCTAGATTTTGCCATCTTTGACTATGTTCTGTAGATGGAATTAAGTAGCCTTTCGCATCTGTTACTTCCATCCAAGGATAATTAACTGCACCAGGGATATGGCCAGCGATTTTATCAATAGGTTCTCGTTCTCCTCTGTAGCGATCGCTCTCTCTTGAGTCTACCAAAACTACTGACGGTAAATCTTTACGAGTTTTGACATCTGTAATATCTACTAACAGTTGTGGCTGTATTTGCGGCACAAAGTTAGCTGTTTTAAATTGAGGAATAATATCAGTAATAGGATAGCCTGCTTGTTGCCATTGGCTAAAACCTCCATTTAGCACCGCTACCTGTTCGTGTCCTAAATAGCGTAGTAACCACCAAAGACGAGATGCAAAAGCAAAGCGAGAGTCATCATAAGCAACAACTAAAGT
Above is a genomic segment from Nostoc sp. MS1 containing:
- a CDS encoding FecR family protein translates to MRLKLLPLFSILLYGLTVFIASPQVDANTPLTRAEIQSLRNFVQLILRNSQNKRPAKPADAIIPGDGLATGRASLADLRFNDGSLARIGEQAVFQFMPRTRNFRLSNGTVLLLIPPGRGQTRIQTPSATAAIRGSALFVRYDQKTDTTIVGALTNSGIAVSNKNASQTQSLQAGQLLVIVKGQFQGLYDFDLRNFYETSELTEGLDLTRQNPSATVDPAIASVQAEIIAALATQSPVTGQGVVENPAFLKLTTTSPTVTNEESEQVNSTPDDSLVNSLIETGEVLFHNAQRPTNNVDSVSNNPSNNPTVTPIPINTNPGNSNNSGGNSAGNPGNDKPVGNAGEDRGNGNQTTPPPTPQPPTPQPEITPSPTPQPEITPTPTPPTPPTPTPTPQPETPRDDEPAPPP
- a CDS encoding sulfurtransferase, with amino-acid sequence MPEIQSVVSPNWLLQHLQDPQVVIVDCRFSLAEPQLGQQQYKMSHIQGAYYLDLNLDLSSPVSEHGGRHPLPNPDDLAKKLANIGVEFQKTLVVAYDDSRFAFASRLWWLLRYLGHEQVAVLNGGFSQWQQAGYPITDIIPQFKTANFVPQIQPQLLVDITDVKTRKDLPSVVLVDSRESDRYRGEREPIDKIAGHIPGAVNYPWMEVTDAKGYLIPSTEHSQRWQNLATTAEILVYCGSGVTACVNLLSLELAGIHTGKLYAGSWSDWISY